Proteins encoded together in one Chitinophaga sp. LS1 window:
- a CDS encoding TlpA family protein disulfide reductase, with protein sequence MWKNLFIICVLLLQVCACNNDIEKKKALMSYLNDYSDVVGHRINTRDSLSLYYTPNGVAGHKGAYKIVSFINTSCGTCIRKMDEWNKFLSEEKMDVKEIIFVAQGKPDTYFREFIDSTKPAFYIYLDTSGYYLLNRHLDRYVQGTFLLDENDKVVMIGDPVSNETIYSFYNTIIHDKVMSE encoded by the coding sequence ATGTGGAAAAACTTATTTATTATATGCGTCTTACTATTACAGGTATGTGCCTGTAATAATGATATTGAAAAGAAGAAAGCACTGATGTCCTATCTGAATGACTACAGTGATGTAGTTGGGCATAGGATAAATACCCGGGATTCGCTCTCCTTGTATTATACGCCCAATGGCGTAGCTGGACATAAGGGAGCGTATAAAATTGTTTCATTCATCAATACCAGTTGTGGAACCTGCATCCGGAAAATGGATGAATGGAACAAGTTTCTGTCAGAAGAAAAAATGGATGTCAAAGAAATCATTTTTGTAGCCCAGGGGAAGCCGGATACGTATTTCCGGGAATTCATAGATAGTACAAAACCCGCATTTTACATATATCTGGATACGAGTGGTTATTACTTATTAAATCGCCATCTTGACAGATATGTTCAGGGAACTTTTTTATTGGATGAAAATGATAAAGTCGTCATGATAGGAGATCCGGTTAGTAACGAAACAATTTATTCATTTTATAATACAATCATCCATGATAAAGTCATGTCGGAATAA
- a CDS encoding TonB-dependent receptor — protein MKPLITLMAVSVMLLSLSTKAQLPVSKIIGKIVQADQQPVNAATISLLVAGNTQPVKFEVSATDGSFSFEDIRPGIYRIVATAVGLVKYESAPFTIDSSNNQTTLPVFIVSKADIELKEVAVTAKKSFIEQKIDRTVVNVDAMISNAGTTALEVLEKAPGVRVDPNGTISLKGQQGVTIFIDDKPSYLSGADLQNYLRSLPSSTLAQVEIMTNPPAKYDAAGNGGIINIKTVKKKIQGFNMGINLSPRFSKYTSVNNSLDFNYRHNKFNFFGNFAYGTRNNYNDISITRKYKNEDGSLKDIFTQDSYIRRKGYGVKATVGADFYASENTTLGITLDNMLRYPKNTNTSTGQIYDSKMILDSSIVSINNEDGKFKSHGVNFNIKHDFYKNGPSILANFDYLTYDINNDQVFSNKSYSPEGVFKSEDKLDGNLPTDIKIYSGKVDYSQTFKGDWKFEAGAKSSYTNTSNIANYFNTIGGITSPDYEKTNNFSYKENINAGYVNLNKDFNRLSVQLGLRLETTSSKGHQLGNVEKPDSAFDRNYTNIFPTVFLMYSLDSLSDHQLKFNFGRRIDRPYYQDLNPFISPLDKFSYYTGNPYLQPSLSTKVELGYIFKNKLTATASYTNTKDQVFETIEIIDNIYYSRPGNIGKTKLYTLDLGAGLDPTPWFTFQINAQLNYFHSKGNFYTGLLDTKSTYLYTQGMAQFKLKKNWIIQLDGYYQTKMTNVQFELAARGRLNAAVAKVLSPKATLKFSVSDILFTNISKGTITNLQLTDAYFKTLSDSRAAILTLSLRLGKAVKGQRKHNSTGADTESNRVKN, from the coding sequence ATGAAACCCTTGATAACCCTCATGGCTGTAAGTGTCATGCTCCTCTCTCTGTCCACAAAAGCCCAGCTGCCTGTCAGCAAGATCATTGGAAAGATCGTACAGGCTGACCAGCAGCCTGTCAACGCAGCCACCATATCATTATTGGTAGCAGGCAATACACAACCAGTCAAATTTGAGGTATCTGCTACTGACGGATCTTTTTCATTTGAAGATATCCGGCCCGGCATCTACAGGATAGTAGCAACGGCAGTAGGACTCGTCAAATATGAAAGTGCTCCTTTTACAATCGACTCATCCAACAACCAGACTACATTGCCGGTCTTTATAGTGAGTAAAGCAGATATTGAGCTGAAAGAAGTAGCCGTAACAGCCAAGAAGAGTTTTATTGAACAAAAAATAGACAGAACCGTCGTAAATGTGGATGCCATGATTTCCAATGCCGGTACTACCGCGCTGGAAGTACTGGAAAAAGCACCAGGCGTGCGCGTAGATCCTAACGGTACAATCAGCCTGAAAGGACAACAGGGGGTTACCATTTTTATTGATGACAAACCCTCCTATCTTTCAGGTGCTGATCTGCAGAATTATTTACGCTCACTTCCTTCCTCCACACTGGCACAGGTGGAAATCATGACCAATCCACCTGCCAAATATGATGCAGCAGGTAATGGAGGTATTATCAATATTAAAACTGTAAAAAAGAAGATCCAGGGTTTTAATATGGGTATTAACTTAAGCCCAAGATTTTCAAAATACACCAGCGTGAATAATAGTCTTGACTTTAACTACCGCCACAATAAATTCAACTTCTTTGGCAACTTTGCATACGGTACACGAAATAACTATAACGATATCAGCATCACCAGGAAATATAAAAATGAGGATGGCAGTCTGAAAGATATCTTTACACAGGACTCCTACATCCGCCGGAAAGGATATGGTGTAAAGGCAACTGTTGGTGCAGATTTCTATGCTTCTGAGAACACCACCCTGGGCATCACCCTTGACAATATGCTACGTTATCCAAAGAATACCAATACAAGCACCGGGCAAATATATGATAGCAAGATGATACTGGATTCTTCAATCGTTTCGATCAACAATGAAGATGGTAAATTCAAAAGCCATGGTGTCAATTTCAATATCAAACATGATTTCTATAAGAATGGTCCATCTATTCTTGCCAATTTCGACTACCTGACATACGATATCAACAACGACCAGGTATTCTCTAACAAAAGCTATTCTCCGGAAGGAGTATTCAAATCGGAAGACAAACTGGATGGTAATTTGCCAACTGATATTAAAATTTATTCTGGAAAGGTAGATTATAGCCAGACGTTCAAAGGTGACTGGAAATTTGAAGCAGGTGCGAAGAGCAGCTATACCAATACCTCCAACATCGCTAATTATTTCAATACTATTGGAGGCATCACTTCACCGGATTATGAAAAAACAAACAATTTTAGTTATAAGGAAAATATCAATGCAGGCTATGTAAACTTGAATAAGGATTTCAACAGGTTGAGTGTACAGTTGGGATTACGTCTCGAAACAACTTCTTCTAAAGGACATCAGCTTGGGAACGTAGAGAAACCTGATTCGGCCTTTGACCGTAATTATACGAACATCTTCCCTACGGTATTCCTGATGTATAGCCTGGATTCATTAAGCGATCATCAGCTTAAATTTAACTTTGGCCGAAGGATTGACAGGCCTTATTACCAGGACCTCAATCCCTTTATATCTCCTTTGGATAAGTTTTCCTACTACACAGGAAATCCTTATCTGCAACCATCCCTTTCGACAAAGGTAGAATTGGGCTATATCTTCAAAAACAAACTGACTGCCACAGCAAGTTATACAAACACGAAAGACCAGGTGTTTGAAACGATTGAGATCATTGACAATATCTACTATAGCAGACCTGGAAATATTGGAAAAACAAAACTCTATACACTTGACCTGGGTGCAGGTCTGGACCCTACCCCCTGGTTTACTTTCCAAATCAATGCACAGTTAAACTATTTTCATTCTAAAGGTAATTTCTATACAGGCTTACTGGATACCAAAAGTACTTACTTGTATACGCAGGGGATGGCACAGTTTAAATTGAAGAAGAATTGGATTATTCAGCTAGATGGTTATTATCAGACCAAAATGACAAACGTACAATTTGAGCTGGCAGCCAGGGGCAGATTGAATGCAGCTGTAGCGAAAGTATTATCGCCAAAGGCAACGCTCAAATTCAGTGTGTCGGATATCCTGTTTACCAATATCAGCAAAGGTACAATCACCAACCTTCAGCTGACAGATGCATACTTTAAAACGCTTTCTGATTCAAGAGCAGCTATCCTTACGTTAAGCCTTCGTTTGGGAAAGGCGGTAAAGGGTCAACGTAAACATAATAGCACAGGAGCTGATACTGAATCAAACAGGGTAAAGAACTAA
- a CDS encoding ABC transporter permease has protein sequence MVSILLNRKTYNTTFFISIIGLALGLTSLIVITLYLNYELNYDRWSPELKHIYGAGVLDEAYDKEEWTYYCDSRMGFALKSGMPDVKALTMISLAGGRGQIGITTENNSFLEKDMLDCDSSFFDVFPYKFIAGNRKTALKNPNTIVISESLAKKWFGTKEVVGRSVSLKRWNQDKSISYQIEGVIELPALPSLLHFTAIYHSSSGNLDIPPTDLGETMPCRIFMRLNPGANTERLQTLAYGIYAREMGILYDSRRNHNLTVHNKILPDGFRLQSLEDIHIHPLQGKGIMNIAAPLIGLSVLLLLLAITNFTNLSVAASFYRIKSISVKKILGASRIHLMLEILGEVAVKCLTALLLSCLLSVLLLPFINDIFQISISLKQNINLPVFVLQLLGIFIMTCMLSAVYPCLFLTNFSPLGAFRDENGSMNRRQFVGNTLIVLQFSITVVFIVSLIVMTLQIRYMQKSDLGFSPMGLLHIESPVNPRMISEIEQLPGVKYVGVSSQKSNQEDDFLFETSYEGQIKKMFLISVGYQTLHALNVQVQQGRLFSKEYGLDSENAVVLNKAAADLLGKNMLGKTIYGGRERFPLTVVGVINDFKYHGFEQKVGPSAYMINTHIGSSGTSNLLIKIDDRAKMMVIGGVKGIWERYYPGYPLRYDFLEDEYNQLNAEHERLKNIYYIFSTVSLMLALIGLFALTTFMIRQRLKEFSIRKTLGASSATILTMISRKYLWLVLIANLLAYPVVFFWANNWLDNFAYRIHMPFGAFIVTTVLSLITTGITLAIQIGSIAGASPVKYLKSN, from the coding sequence ATGGTGAGTATTCTTTTAAACAGGAAAACCTATAATACTACATTCTTTATAAGTATTATTGGATTGGCTCTAGGTCTGACCAGTCTGATTGTGATCACTTTATACCTGAACTATGAACTGAATTATGATCGCTGGTCTCCGGAATTAAAACACATATATGGTGCAGGTGTATTGGATGAGGCTTATGATAAGGAAGAATGGACTTACTACTGTGATTCAAGAATGGGATTTGCCCTCAAATCCGGCATGCCTGATGTAAAGGCCCTTACCATGATTAGCCTTGCAGGGGGAAGAGGACAGATTGGGATAACTACGGAAAACAATTCATTTCTTGAAAAGGATATGCTTGATTGCGATAGCTCCTTTTTTGATGTATTCCCTTATAAGTTTATTGCCGGTAACCGAAAGACGGCTTTAAAAAATCCTAACACAATAGTAATTTCAGAATCGCTTGCAAAGAAATGGTTTGGTACAAAAGAAGTAGTGGGTAGATCTGTCAGTTTAAAGCGATGGAACCAGGACAAATCAATATCATATCAGATAGAGGGGGTAATTGAATTGCCAGCGTTACCATCGCTGCTTCACTTTACTGCTATATATCATTCCAGTAGTGGGAATTTGGATATTCCCCCTACAGATCTGGGAGAAACGATGCCCTGCAGGATCTTTATGCGGCTAAATCCCGGTGCAAACACAGAGCGGTTGCAAACACTTGCATATGGTATATATGCCCGGGAAATGGGCATATTATACGATTCACGACGGAACCATAACCTGACTGTACATAACAAAATATTGCCGGATGGGTTTAGGTTACAATCATTAGAAGATATACATATCCATCCCTTGCAGGGTAAAGGGATCATGAATATTGCAGCCCCACTAATAGGACTCTCTGTTTTATTATTATTGCTGGCTATTACGAATTTTACGAACCTTTCCGTTGCCGCGTCATTTTACCGTATAAAAAGCATAAGTGTCAAAAAGATATTAGGCGCATCCAGAATTCATCTGATGTTAGAAATATTAGGAGAGGTTGCCGTTAAATGTCTTACAGCTTTGCTTTTAAGTTGTTTACTCTCCGTATTGCTATTGCCTTTTATCAATGACATTTTTCAGATATCGATTTCGCTGAAGCAAAATATTAATCTACCTGTTTTTGTATTACAGCTTCTCGGTATTTTCATCATGACGTGTATGTTGTCCGCTGTTTATCCATGTCTGTTTCTTACGAATTTTAGCCCTCTGGGTGCTTTCAGGGATGAAAATGGATCAATGAATAGGCGACAGTTTGTTGGCAATACGCTTATCGTACTTCAGTTTTCTATCACCGTCGTCTTTATTGTTTCTCTGATCGTAATGACGCTGCAGATCAGGTATATGCAAAAAAGCGATCTGGGCTTTAGTCCAATGGGGTTGTTGCATATTGAATCTCCGGTCAATCCTCGTATGATAAGTGAAATAGAACAACTGCCAGGTGTTAAATATGTAGGTGTTAGTTCTCAAAAGAGCAATCAGGAAGATGATTTTTTATTTGAGACGTCTTATGAAGGTCAAATAAAAAAGATGTTTCTTATTTCTGTTGGTTATCAGACACTTCATGCACTGAATGTTCAGGTACAGCAGGGACGATTATTCTCAAAGGAATACGGACTTGACTCAGAAAATGCAGTTGTATTAAATAAAGCGGCAGCAGATCTTTTGGGGAAGAATATGCTGGGGAAAACTATTTACGGAGGAAGAGAGCGGTTTCCGCTTACTGTGGTAGGTGTCATTAACGACTTTAAGTATCATGGATTTGAACAAAAAGTAGGTCCATCTGCTTACATGATTAATACTCATATCGGTTCATCAGGTACAAGCAATCTGCTTATTAAAATAGATGATCGTGCAAAAATGATGGTGATAGGGGGAGTTAAAGGAATATGGGAACGTTATTATCCTGGATACCCACTCAGGTATGATTTTCTGGAAGATGAATATAACCAGCTGAATGCAGAACATGAGCGATTGAAGAATATTTATTACATTTTTTCTACAGTTTCACTGATGCTTGCCCTGATCGGATTGTTTGCTTTGACTACTTTCATGATCAGGCAACGACTAAAGGAATTCAGCATCAGGAAAACATTAGGTGCATCTTCTGCAACAATACTTACCATGATTAGCAGAAAGTATCTGTGGCTAGTGCTCATTGCCAATTTATTGGCGTATCCTGTTGTGTTTTTCTGGGCAAATAATTGGTTAGATAATTTTGCTTACAGAATACATATGCCATTTGGAGCTTTTATTGTCACGACAGTACTGTCTTTAATTACTACAGGTATCACGCTGGCTATTCAGATTGGCAGTATTGCAGGGGCAAGTCCGGTTAAATATTTGAAAAGTAATTAG